ATCAAGTCCGGCGATCGGCGCGGGAATATCGAAAATTATTTTGCCGTCGACGTCTGTCATTTTGTTGGCATGGTAATCGTGCATGACTTGAGACATCCACTTATGTCCGATCTGGTCGCCCGTCGGTTGACCGTTGCCCGCCAAGTCGAGCGCCGGCGAATAATGGCAGCCGGCACATAAAACCGGTTTTTGATTTATCAAGTTGGTTTTTTCGTGAAAGTCATGAGCAAGCAATACATTGGTTCTGGCTTGAGCTTCAAGGTTTAACTGGGTTGACCAGGGGATACCCGGAATACTCGCTGCGATTTTTCCGGTGGCATGGCAATTACTGCAGGTGGTTTCGTCCGATACCGGCACCACTATGTCGGTATGAGCCAGCTCTAAGCTGGGATTTTGGGCATCATAGGCGGTAATTCTCAGGACAGGGTAAGGATTGTAGTTGTTCGCGTCATCGATAGGGAAAATGGGAATACCTTCGGCGGCGAACATGCCTAAATGATCGCTCCAAGCGAACGTGGTGTTGGCGAGAGACGGTGCGTTGGCGGGCATGTACAGATTTTTGATCCCTTGCCCCTTAGCCAAATTGGCGCCAAATAACAGCTCGGCATAACTTTTATTTTTGATTGGGTCGATGTCCCAAAAGTTGGTTTTGTCTATCGAGGTGGAATTGATCGAGTTATTGGCGTCCGGGATCGCCGAATAGCGCAGAATCACGGCGTTTTTGTCGAGGAACTGCGGTTTACCGTTGGCATTTTGGCCCAGCACTTGGGCGTTGATGACGTTATAGGGAGGTAGAATGGAAAAGCCGGAAAAATCGTCGTCGACGCAGTGCATGCCTAAATCGTTGTTGGCAATGACCTTGAAATTGCTGAGAAAATTGGTTCCTGAACCTGAACCTGAACCTGAACCTGAACCTGAACCTGAACCTGAACCTGAACCTGAACCTGAACCTGAACCTGAATCTGAATCTGAATCTGAATCGGGGTCTTCAGGCGGAGTTTGCGCGTACTTAAAGGTTAGCTTGTTACTGCGTTTTTCCTTGCTGGTCATTAACTGGACAACAACTTCGCCGCTGCCTTTGGGGACGGTAGTGACAACTTGAGTGTTGCTCCACGAGGCGATTTTCCTTTCGGACAGTTCTGCATCTCCAAAGTAGATTTTGCCTTTTCGGGTACCGAAATTGTTGCCGGCCAGCGTGATTTTCTGCCCTTGTACGCCGCTGGATGGGGATAGGGTCGATAAAATTGGGCTTGAACGATGTCGGGATCCTTCATCGGCATGGACAAAACCGATGGTCAACAATAAGCAGATAAGCCAGACAAGGTGAAGGGTTTTGGGCGACCGGTCCATATCATTCTCCAGCAGAGTTTTAGTGTATTCTAATTGTTAGGCATGCTGATGGATGGGTCAAGTTAAAGTTATATTAAAATTGTGGTTATTTGTTAGGTGTCTGATAGTCAAAATATTTTTATGAAATATCAGTATTTTTGAAGGGTTTACAGGTCTATGCGTTCCGGAGCAACACGCATGACTTCCTCGATAGTGGTCATGCCTGCAGCGACTTTTTCGGCACCGCTCAAGCGTAACGGGCGCATACCTTCTTTGATGGCCTGTTTTTGCAATTGGTTGATATCGCAACCGGCAACAATGATCTTTTGTAAGGAAGCGCTGTTTTCGAGAATTTCATAGATGCCGATGCGGCCGGCAAAACCGGTGTTGCGGCAAAGCTTGCAGCCGACGGCTTGGTAAATTTTTTTTGGAGTGGCGACTTTAAACGGGGCGGTCAGGGCTTGCCATTGCTGTTCGTCGGGTACAACGGCCGCTTTACAGTGGCATAGCACTCTGATCAGGCGTTGCGCCATGATGCCCAGCACCGTTTGCTGGATTAAATACGACGGTACCCCGATATTTAGCAAACGGGTCACCGCCGCCGGGGCGTTGTTGGTGTGCAACGTAGAGAATACCAGATGGCCGGTTAATGACGCTTGGACCGCCATCTCAGCGGTTTCCATGTCGCGAATCTCGCCTACCATGATGATGTCCGGATCTTGCCGCATCAGTGTGCGTATGCCGTTGGCAAAGTCCAGGCCGATATTGGCTTGCACCTGCATTTGATTGAATGCGGGTTCGATTTGCTCGATGGGGTCTTCAACGGTACATAGATTGATTTCCGGGGTAGCCAATCGTTTCAAGGTGGAATATAGCGTGGTGGTTTTTCCGGAACCGGTGGGCCCGGTCACCAAAATGATGCCATGACTCTGGCTGGTCATGTGATTCCAGATTTGCAACTCCTGTTTGTTGAAGCCCAGTTGCTCGTAATCGCGTAATAGCACATCCGGGTCGAAAATCCGCATCACCAGTTTTTCCCCGAAGGCGGTCGGCATGGTAGACAAGCGCAGCTCGATTTCCTTGCCGGCCGAGCTTTGAGTCTTGATGCGTCCGTCTTGCGGTAGGCGTTTTTCGGCAATATTCATGCGGCCCAAAATTTTCAGTCGGCTCAAGACGGCATTCATAATGTTTTTCGGTAGCTGATACACCTGATGCAGTACGCCGTCGATACGGAAGCGGACATTGCTTTGCAGGCGACGCGGCTCGATGTGGATGTCGCTGGCGCGTTGATCGAATGCGTATTGCAGCAGCCAATTCACCAGATTCACCACGTGCTGATTATTGGCGTCCAGATCGGCGGTTTTGCTAAGTTCGATTAACTGTTCGAAATTTTGTACCGTGCTGCTATCCGATTGGCCGGTTTGATGGCTGGCACCTTTTAACGATCGGGAAAAATTATAAAACTCATCGACGTAGCGTTTGATTTCATCCGGATTGGAAAACACGCAGCTGATTTTTCCGTTATGCATTTTGGCTAAGTCCTGCTGCCAGGATTGCACAAACGGTTCGGCCGTGGCGACAACAACTTCGTCATCACTGATTTTAATGGGCAAGATGTTGTAATTGCCCGCATACGCTTTGCTGAATATGCTTGTAACCTTGGATACGTCGATGCGTAACGGATCGAAGTAGTAGTAAGGTGTAGCGAGTTTTTTAGCCAGCCATTGCGTCAAATCTTCCTGGGTGAGCAATTTGCCCAAGGCGGATTTGTCGGCTAATTCGCACTCGGCCAGGATTTTAAGCGGGTGTTTATGTTTGTTGATACCGGCCTGGGCGTATTGCCGGCATTTTTTAAGATCCGCAGCGGATAACATGCCGTCGGCTTCCAGCCACGCAATGATTTGCGCTATGTCCAGTTTTCGGTCTTCGGTCGTGCTTTCTTCACGCATCAGGCAACATTGTTTTACAAGTGGGAATTTGGGGGGGGGGGGTTAAAGCGACGCGGAAAATCGGCTGTTAAAATTTAAAGTCGTCATCAATATCCGATTCATCCAGAATGATGGAACCATCCGGCGCCCAATTGACTTTGGTGATGCCAGGTTCCTCTGCTTCCAGGGCTTTTAAAATAGCATCTTGTTCGTTAAGTCTGGCTTGCTGTTGTCTGATTTGATCGGCAAGCGCCTTGTTTTCCTGTAATATCCGCTTTAGCTCAAGGCCTTTTTCCACGGCGTTGATGATTTCCAGGTTATTCCAGGGTTTATTGATAAAGCGGAATACCCCCAAAGTATTGATGGCATTTTGAGCCGCTTCAAGATCCGCATATCCGGTGACGATGATCCGAATGGCTTCCGGTTGAATGGCCATGAATTTTTCCAGAAACATAATGCCGTCCATCTCAGGCATGCGATAATCGGAAACGACAATGTCAAAGCGGGTAGTGAGAGCATGAGCCAGACCTTCCGGACCGCTGTTTGCGGTGGTTACCGAATAGTTTTTCAATACACGGCCAAGCGATTTGAGTATATTGGGTTCGTCATCGACGAGCAAAATGTTGGCGGCTTCATTGTTCATGGCAGTGACGAGTTTGTTTTTCTATAACTTATAGCATAAATCAAAACGATGGCTTTGGATCATTCCGACCAATCAAACTGGGTGTTTTTATACAAATTATTGTTTGTTGACGGTAATCGCCTGGAACTCCCTATACATATCGATAAAGCCAGCAACAGCTTCATTCCGACGGTCCAAACGCCAGTACCTGCTTGGGCTGACTTGGAATACCAGCAATGCAGTAACTGTCCATTATTAAAAAGCGAGGTGCCGCTTTGTCCGGTCGCGACCAATTTAGTGCCGTTAATCGAATTATGCGGGTCGATGAAATCCTATCAAACCGTAAGTTTGGAGGTTGAGACTCCCGAGCGTACTATTAGCGGAGAGACTACTGCGCAGCGGGTGATCAGCTCGATATTGGGTTTGATTATCGCCACTAGTGCCTGCCCCCACACCGAATTTCTTAAACCGATGGCACGGTTTCATTTGCCGCTGGCCAGCGATGAGGAGACCGTTTACCGAACTACTTCCATGTTTTTGCTGGCGCAATATTTTCTGCATAAGGACGGTAAGCCCTTTACGCTGGAGCTGGACCCGCTCACCCGGATGTACAAAGAGTTGCAAACTATTAACAGAGCCTTGGCGCGCAGGTTGAAGGCTGCGATTAGCGAGGACGCGGCTGTTAACGGCATCATCTTGTTGGATTTGTTGACGCAATCCGTTGCCTGGTCTATCGAGGATGGGCTGGAGGGCATTCGCTATCTGTTCAAGCGTTATGGGCTTGAATAGTCTGAAAAATTAAACCCGCACACGTAAGATCAGGTCTTTGCTATGCCTGCGCATTTCCAGGATTTTCTCGATTTGAGTGTGGCTTAATATCTGGTCCTTTAAATACAGCATGCCGTTGTGGATGATCTCAACCGCTTCCATCCCGGGTTGCAATTGCGTCCAGGAAATGTCGATTACCGGACGTTCGTCCTCGATTTGCGATTCCGATAGCAAGGTCAGAAACAGATCGACTACTTCGGGGTCATACAGGCTGCCTTTTTTTAGCAATAAGCGTTTTTTGGCATTTTCAGTGCTTAAGGCCGAGCCGGTAAAAAAGCCGTCAAGACTACTGATATAGTCGCGCACCACGGCTAAAATTCTTGATCCTAACGGGATCTGGCTGCCTGACAGCCCATAAGGTTCTCCGGAGCCGTCAAAATTCTCGTGCTGGTATAGGATCAACTCCGCCGCATTTTTCAGCGGGTCTATGCCGCTCAATAAATTACAACCTTCCTGACCGTGGTGGAGAAAACGCTTTTTGCCGGCTACGGTCATATCGGATAAAGGTTGCCTGAGTAAATCGTCCGGTAAACTGATTTTGCCGATTTGTAATAGCAGGCCACCGTATAAAATATCTTTTACATCGTCGGCAGTCATGCCCATGCGTTGGGCTAATTCTTTTGCGTTCTCCGCAATGTATTTCGAATGGCCGCTTTTGATGCCGGGACGCATCTCGATGATGCGGGCAAAGGTTTTAATCGTGGTGGTACATTGTTTTTTTAAAGCAGCATTTGCGTTGTCGAGTTTTTGTAGCGAGAGCCTGACCTGCTCGGTGCGTAGCTGTACTTTGTTTTCCAATTGGTCGTTAAATTCTTTTAGTTCCAGATTCTTTTGCTCGATAATCGCAAATAAGCGCTGCCGTTCATCCAGCAAACGCTTTTGTTCCAATGCGTTATTGACTAGAATTTTCAGCTCGTTATCTTCCCATGGCTTGCTGCAATAACTGTAGATTTTGCCTTTATTGACCGCATTGATGGTCGATTCCATATCCGCGTAGCCGGTTAACAAAATGCGGATACTATTCGGCCAACGTTCGGCAGCCCTGGCCAGAAATTCCGCACCATCCATTTGCGGCATACGCATGTCGGAGATGATGAGATCTATAGGATTATTAGTTAATATTTCCAAGCCCGCCTCGCCGTTTTCCGCCAAAAAAATATTATATTCCGCACCTCGAAACAGCCGCTTCAGGGATTTAAGGATATTGGGTTCATCGTCAACAAACAGCAGATTAGCCGGTGGCATTTGAGTGATTTCGGTCATGACGGTCGCGCCCACGTTCTAATTAGGGAATGGGTAAAGACACTCTGAACTTAGTCCCTTTACCCTCGGTGGATAGCAAATCAACTTTGCCTTGATGATCTTGAATGATTTTATACGAAAGCGACAATCCCAATCCGGTGCCTTTGCCGACCGGTTTCGTGGTAAAAAAAGGGTCGAATATTTTGGATTGAATGTCCGGCGGAATGCCTTTGCCGGTGTCTTCTACTTCAAACCATGCCCAGTTGGGTTCGAAACCGGTACGGATGTAAATTTTGCCGAAGTCTTCAATAGCCTGAGCGGCATTTACCAATAAGTTTAAAATCACCTGATTGATTTGGCTGCCGACGCAGACAAACGGTTTGACGCCTGCGTATTCTTTAATAACTTCCGCTTTGTATTTGATTTCGTTGTTAACAATATTCAACGTGGCGTCGATGCCGGCCTCAAGATCAAACGGGCTTTTGTCTTGTTTATCGATTCGGGAAAAATCACGTAAATCCTGGAC
This sequence is a window from Methylomonas methanica MC09. Protein-coding genes within it:
- a CDS encoding carboxypeptidase regulatory-like domain-containing protein, whose protein sequence is MHCVDDDFSGFSILPPYNVINAQVLGQNANGKPQFLDKNAVILRYSAIPDANNSINSTSIDKTNFWDIDPIKNKSYAELLFGANLAKGQGIKNLYMPANAPSLANTTFAWSDHLGMFAAEGIPIFPIDDANNYNPYPVLRITAYDAQNPSLELAHTDIVVPVSDETTCSNCHATGKIAASIPGIPWSTQLNLEAQARTNVLLAHDFHEKTNLINQKPVLCAGCHYSPALDLAGNGQPTGDQIGHKWMSQVMHDYHANKMTDVDGKIIFDIPAPIAGLDPALHGVPPADQQACYQCHPGSETKCLRGAMTETVTCQNCHGGMAAVGGANALRSYGPIDQTNVASGQTRKAWTDEPRCQSCHTGDAVNHMTPAGAALASDGIRLIHAYDRNDLAASPFLASNKRFAENDNELFRFSKGHSGVACEGCHGSSHAIWPGDSAHPNDDIAPKDLQGHAGTISECTTCHKAGSLPLTLEGPHGMHNVGDSRWGQEHGHPSFYKNNPAECKACHGQDLRGSVLSRVAADRSWRTEWGTKSVKKGEPVGCYTCHNGPQGD
- a CDS encoding GspE/PulE family protein, which translates into the protein MREESTTEDRKLDIAQIIAWLEADGMLSAADLKKCRQYAQAGINKHKHPLKILAECELADKSALGKLLTQEDLTQWLAKKLATPYYYFDPLRIDVSKVTSIFSKAYAGNYNILPIKISDDEVVVATAEPFVQSWQQDLAKMHNGKISCVFSNPDEIKRYVDEFYNFSRSLKGASHQTGQSDSSTVQNFEQLIELSKTADLDANNQHVVNLVNWLLQYAFDQRASDIHIEPRRLQSNVRFRIDGVLHQVYQLPKNIMNAVLSRLKILGRMNIAEKRLPQDGRIKTQSSAGKEIELRLSTMPTAFGEKLVMRIFDPDVLLRDYEQLGFNKQELQIWNHMTSQSHGIILVTGPTGSGKTTTLYSTLKRLATPEINLCTVEDPIEQIEPAFNQMQVQANIGLDFANGIRTLMRQDPDIIMVGEIRDMETAEMAVQASLTGHLVFSTLHTNNAPAAVTRLLNIGVPSYLIQQTVLGIMAQRLIRVLCHCKAAVVPDEQQWQALTAPFKVATPKKIYQAVGCKLCRNTGFAGRIGIYEILENSASLQKIIVAGCDINQLQKQAIKEGMRPLRLSGAEKVAAGMTTIEEVMRVAPERIDL
- a CDS encoding response regulator, whose protein sequence is MNNEAANILLVDDEPNILKSLGRVLKNYSVTTANSGPEGLAHALTTRFDIVVSDYRMPEMDGIMFLEKFMAIQPEAIRIIVTGYADLEAAQNAINTLGVFRFINKPWNNLEIINAVEKGLELKRILQENKALADQIRQQQARLNEQDAILKALEAEEPGITKVNWAPDGSIILDESDIDDDFKF
- a CDS encoding DUF6901 family protein; protein product: MALDHSDQSNWVFLYKLLFVDGNRLELPIHIDKASNSFIPTVQTPVPAWADLEYQQCSNCPLLKSEVPLCPVATNLVPLIELCGSMKSYQTVSLEVETPERTISGETTAQRVISSILGLIIATSACPHTEFLKPMARFHLPLASDEETVYRTTSMFLLAQYFLHKDGKPFTLELDPLTRMYKELQTINRALARRLKAAISEDAAVNGIILLDLLTQSVAWSIEDGLEGIRYLFKRYGLE
- a CDS encoding HD domain-containing phosphohydrolase is translated as MTEITQMPPANLLFVDDEPNILKSLKRLFRGAEYNIFLAENGEAGLEILTNNPIDLIISDMRMPQMDGAEFLARAAERWPNSIRILLTGYADMESTINAVNKGKIYSYCSKPWEDNELKILVNNALEQKRLLDERQRLFAIIEQKNLELKEFNDQLENKVQLRTEQVRLSLQKLDNANAALKKQCTTTIKTFARIIEMRPGIKSGHSKYIAENAKELAQRMGMTADDVKDILYGGLLLQIGKISLPDDLLRQPLSDMTVAGKKRFLHHGQEGCNLLSGIDPLKNAAELILYQHENFDGSGEPYGLSGSQIPLGSRILAVVRDYISSLDGFFTGSALSTENAKKRLLLKKGSLYDPEVVDLFLTLLSESQIEDERPVIDISWTQLQPGMEAVEIIHNGMLYLKDQILSHTQIEKILEMRRHSKDLILRVRV